In a single window of the Candidatus Krumholzibacteriia bacterium genome:
- the rplC gene encoding 50S ribosomal protein L3, whose translation MSLNLLGKKLGMTHIFKEDGRQIPVTVVQLGPNYIIQKKTVETDGYNAVQLGFEPKRAKNTSKALQGHFHKAGFNPLRHLSESRLDESELDQFNVGDELKSDYFSEGEMIDATGTSKGRGFTGVIKRHGMHGTASLTHGSHEVMRHAGSIGQSATPSRVFKGKRMAGRHGNEQVTVQGLEVMEVRAEESLLLVKGAVPGPTGGLLHIRKSVKA comes from the coding sequence ATGAGTCTGAATCTACTCGGCAAAAAACTCGGCATGACCCATATCTTCAAGGAAGATGGACGGCAGATCCCTGTGACGGTAGTCCAGCTGGGACCGAACTACATTATCCAGAAAAAGACCGTCGAGACGGACGGCTACAATGCAGTTCAGCTCGGTTTTGAGCCCAAGCGCGCCAAGAATACTTCAAAAGCCCTGCAGGGTCACTTTCACAAGGCCGGCTTCAACCCCCTGCGCCACCTGAGCGAGTCCCGCCTCGATGAGAGCGAACTGGACCAGTTCAATGTAGGCGATGAGTTGAAGTCAGACTATTTCAGCGAAGGCGAAATGATTGACGCGACGGGCACATCCAAGGGCCGCGGTTTTACCGGAGTGATCAAGCGTCACGGGATGCATGGAACCGCCAGCCTCACCCACGGAAGTCATGAAGTCATGCGCCACGCAGGATCGATTGGTCAAAGCGCCACCCCTTCCCGTGTTTTCAAGGGCAAGCGAATGGCCGGTCGTCATGGAAACGAGCAGGTTACTGTTCAGGGTCTGGAGGTCATGGAAGTTCGGGCCGAGGAGAGCCTGCTATTGGTCAAGGGTGCCGTGCCGGGACCCACGGGCGGACTGCTCCACATTCGCAAGAGCGTAAAGGCCTAG
- a CDS encoding RNA polymerase sigma factor RpoD/SigA, whose translation MKNSKTIRHSGEKSLDAYLQDIHDTPLLSREEEADLARRIRKGDPSAKDKLVRANLRFVVSYARRYAGQGLSLPDLINEGNIGLIRAAERFDETRGFKFISYAVWWVRQAMLQALADQSRIYRVPTSRANALYRLGKAQAQLYQDLGREASVEEIAEKLRVSQQEVRSTLDISHAPLSLSDTWGDEEDNPLQDYLEDENVESPDKLAFSNSLRKEVGRLLDSLSERERLILMRYFGIGGVERETLEEIGQHLGLTRERIRQIKEEVFEKLRSRDLVHEMRSYLEG comes from the coding sequence ATGAAAAACAGTAAGACCATTCGCCATTCCGGTGAGAAGAGCCTGGATGCCTATCTTCAGGACATCCATGACACGCCCCTGCTCAGTCGTGAGGAGGAGGCCGATCTTGCGCGGAGGATCCGCAAGGGTGATCCCTCTGCAAAGGACAAACTGGTTCGAGCCAACCTTCGTTTCGTGGTGTCCTATGCACGGCGCTATGCCGGGCAGGGTCTCAGTCTGCCGGACCTGATCAATGAGGGGAACATCGGACTGATCCGCGCCGCAGAGCGTTTCGATGAGACCCGGGGTTTCAAGTTCATCAGCTATGCAGTCTGGTGGGTGAGGCAGGCCATGCTACAGGCTTTGGCAGACCAGTCCCGTATCTATCGTGTTCCGACGAGCCGGGCGAACGCTCTCTATCGTCTGGGCAAGGCTCAGGCGCAACTCTATCAGGATCTCGGCCGTGAGGCCTCGGTGGAGGAAATCGCCGAGAAGTTGAGAGTGAGCCAGCAGGAAGTGCGAAGCACGCTGGACATCTCTCATGCACCGCTCTCGCTTTCCGATACCTGGGGTGACGAGGAAGACAACCCTCTTCAGGACTATCTGGAAGACGAGAATGTGGAGTCCCCCGACAAACTGGCTTTCAGCAACTCGCTCCGCAAGGAAGTCGGGCGGCTTCTCGATAGCCTGAGTGAGAGGGAGCGCCTGATCCTCATGCGTTACTTCGGAATCGGGGGAGTCGAGAGAGAGACTCTCGAAGAGATCGGCCAGCATCTGGGTCTTACTCGAGAGAGAATCCGCCAGATAAAGGAAGAGGTCTTCGAGAAACTTCGTTCCCGAGACCTCGTCCATGAGATGAGAAGCTATCTGGAAGGCTAG
- a CDS encoding trypsin-like peptidase domain-containing protein, with amino-acid sequence MSGRFLSVVSALLMIAGTASARTAYDMNQGIVSPFRTVAEKVVPAVVSVEVTRTMNHPELPGFRFHQMFPREGIQEQEVPGSGSGFLIDGEGYVLTNNHVVAGATELKIRLAGHDEALSAELVGSDPDTDLALLRIDDPSKRKYPYLTLGDSDEAHVGDWAVAVGNPLGELEGTLTVGVISAKGRSELDIRGGAPRFQDFIQTDAAINFGNSGGPLVDIQGRVIGINAAMNAGSEGIGFAIPVNLAKRVLRDLRIHGNVERAFLGVAPKELDTHWADYYGSDLEKGILIDRVSPGEPADRAGLLAGDVLVEFDGEELGDLNHFRLLVAGKDPGDKVKIRYFRDGEFHDKKVKLARFPESESGRTTPALKKASPDHFAGMRVRSLPPSSNARANEEGVFVVSVEDKSPAKEAGLLAGDRLVEMSSPQFDISIVTMDDYTEAASRLSLASAIRLRIERSGRETYLLLDLNED; translated from the coding sequence ATGTCAGGACGTTTTCTGTCTGTGGTTTCCGCATTGCTTATGATTGCCGGAACTGCTTCTGCGAGAACGGCTTACGACATGAACCAGGGAATTGTCAGTCCCTTCCGGACAGTGGCGGAGAAGGTGGTTCCCGCGGTGGTTTCTGTGGAAGTCACCCGAACGATGAACCATCCGGAGCTTCCGGGCTTTCGTTTTCATCAGATGTTCCCCCGGGAAGGTATCCAGGAGCAGGAGGTTCCCGGTTCCGGTTCCGGTTTCCTGATCGACGGTGAGGGCTATGTCCTGACCAACAATCATGTAGTGGCCGGAGCGACGGAACTGAAGATCCGTCTGGCCGGGCATGACGAGGCCCTGAGCGCGGAGCTTGTGGGATCCGACCCGGACACGGATCTGGCCCTTCTTCGGATTGATGATCCCTCAAAGCGCAAATACCCCTATCTGACACTCGGAGACAGCGATGAGGCACATGTGGGGGACTGGGCCGTTGCCGTGGGCAATCCCCTCGGAGAGTTGGAAGGCACCCTGACCGTGGGAGTGATTTCCGCCAAGGGTCGGAGTGAACTGGATATCCGGGGCGGAGCTCCCCGCTTTCAGGACTTCATCCAGACCGATGCAGCGATCAATTTCGGCAACAGTGGCGGGCCGCTGGTGGATATCCAGGGCCGTGTCATCGGTATCAACGCCGCGATGAACGCGGGTTCCGAGGGAATCGGCTTTGCCATTCCCGTAAACCTCGCCAAGCGCGTGCTTCGTGACCTTAGAATCCATGGCAATGTGGAAAGAGCCTTTCTCGGCGTGGCGCCCAAGGAACTGGATACCCACTGGGCAGATTACTATGGCTCGGACCTGGAAAAGGGAATCCTGATTGACCGGGTCAGCCCCGGCGAGCCTGCGGACCGGGCAGGTCTTCTGGCCGGCGATGTTCTGGTGGAGTTTGATGGGGAAGAACTGGGAGATCTGAATCATTTCCGCCTGCTGGTTGCCGGGAAAGATCCTGGCGACAAGGTGAAGATCCGTTATTTCCGCGATGGGGAGTTTCACGATAAGAAAGTGAAGCTGGCCCGTTTTCCCGAGTCAGAATCCGGGCGGACCACCCCCGCTCTCAAGAAGGCCTCTCCGGATCACTTTGCCGGAATGAGGGTTCGTTCTCTCCCTCCCTCGTCCAATGCAAGGGCGAATGAGGAAGGGGTATTTGTGGTCAGTGTTGAGGACAAGAGTCCCGCAAAAGAGGCGGGACTGCTTGCTGGTGACCGGCTTGTGGAGATGAGTTCCCCGCAGTTCGATATCAGCATTGTCACCATGGATGATTATACAGAGGCAGCATCCCGGCTTTCGCTTGCTTCTGCGATTCGATTGAGGATTGAGAGATCGGGCCGGGAGACCTACCTGCTCCTGGACCTGAATGAAGACTAG
- a CDS encoding UDP-2,3-diacylglucosamine diphosphatase: MSSESVFFLSDAHFRSRDSDSEREKLRRFRAFLEKIEGAEHLYLLGDIFDFWFEYRRVLPKGYGEVLFPLRRLRDSGTGLTFIGGNHDYWLGSFLRDELGADIAPDGCRVEIQGKRLLLLHGDELLSGDWSYKMLKSLIRNPLFISASRLLHPDFTFWAADRLANSSRLFGRPASMKRDAKKSLRLQPLLGQEIDALLFGHLHLAFHWILGEKEMVCLGDWIQHFSHAELQGGVLTLKDAEGRIIEKETAPEL; this comes from the coding sequence ATGAGTTCCGAATCCGTTTTCTTTCTTTCTGACGCCCATTTCCGCAGCCGGGATTCCGACTCGGAACGGGAAAAACTCCGCCGTTTCCGGGCATTTCTCGAGAAGATTGAAGGTGCCGAACACCTTTACCTTCTCGGCGACATCTTCGACTTCTGGTTTGAGTATCGACGCGTGTTGCCAAAGGGCTATGGAGAGGTTCTCTTTCCCCTGCGCCGCCTCCGGGATTCGGGAACCGGCCTGACCTTCATTGGAGGAAACCATGACTACTGGCTGGGTTCCTTTCTCCGGGACGAGTTGGGTGCAGACATCGCTCCCGATGGATGTCGTGTGGAGATACAGGGGAAGCGACTGCTTCTCCTCCACGGAGATGAACTCCTCAGCGGAGACTGGTCCTACAAGATGCTCAAGTCCCTGATTCGCAATCCCCTTTTCATCTCCGCCTCCCGCCTGCTCCACCCCGACTTCACCTTCTGGGCCGCCGACCGTCTGGCGAACTCCAGTCGTCTCTTTGGCCGCCCTGCATCCATGAAACGGGATGCCAAGAAGAGTCTGCGACTACAGCCCCTCCTGGGCCAGGAAATCGATGCCCTTCTCTTCGGGCACCTTCACCTGGCTTTTCACTGGATTCTTGGCGAAAAGGAAATGGTCTGCCTGGGGGACTGGATCCAGCACTTCTCCCATGCGGAGCTTCAGGGAGGAGTCCTCACCCTGAAAGATGCAGAAGGACGAATAATCGAAAAGGAAACTGCGCCTGAACTCTAG
- a CDS encoding PorV/PorQ family protein: MKRSLILFLLFAVSSQAYEAGTSGLLFLRLGAGARAGGMGEAQTAVSSGGTALYWNPAGLSLSSADLYVSHKEWILSTRQEFLGMSYPLSGGERGTLGFGLTALTMDEMELYEGPGDPVGHFSAFDMAFHLAWGGSFGFLPEGLHLGMGTKWIYSRLHEDSARGLLFDAGALLETKIPGLTFAGVLQHFGQAMKYREETFSAPLTMKAGLAWRPPMILDGSALLAYDLLLVGDGDISSDDAIGEAKAMNTRHHLGFEFDYQQIASLRVGYKYGYESQGLTAGGTIHWGRYYLDYAFMNLLNDLGNSHHFGISVDLH; this comes from the coding sequence ATGAAACGCAGCCTGATTCTTTTCCTGCTCTTCGCAGTTTCTTCCCAGGCCTATGAGGCCGGAACCTCGGGTCTGCTCTTCCTTCGTCTGGGTGCGGGCGCGCGCGCCGGGGGAATGGGCGAAGCTCAAACCGCCGTGAGTTCCGGTGGAACGGCTCTCTACTGGAATCCTGCAGGACTGTCTCTTTCATCTGCTGACTTGTATGTGTCGCACAAGGAGTGGATCCTCTCAACAAGGCAGGAGTTTCTGGGGATGAGTTATCCCTTGAGCGGCGGCGAGCGGGGAACTCTGGGCTTCGGGCTCACAGCCCTGACCATGGACGAGATGGAACTCTACGAGGGTCCCGGGGATCCTGTCGGCCACTTCTCGGCCTTTGACATGGCCTTTCATCTTGCCTGGGGAGGGAGCTTTGGCTTCCTGCCTGAGGGCCTTCATCTGGGCATGGGAACGAAGTGGATCTACAGCCGCCTTCATGAGGACAGCGCAAGAGGCTTGCTTTTCGATGCGGGAGCCCTGCTGGAAACGAAGATCCCGGGCCTGACCTTTGCGGGAGTTCTTCAGCACTTCGGCCAGGCCATGAAGTATCGGGAGGAGACTTTCTCCGCTCCCCTGACCATGAAGGCCGGCCTTGCCTGGCGTCCGCCCATGATTCTGGACGGTTCAGCACTTCTCGCCTACGACCTGCTTCTGGTCGGCGATGGAGACATCTCCAGCGATGATGCAATCGGGGAGGCGAAGGCCATGAACACCCGTCATCATCTGGGCTTTGAGTTTGATTATCAGCAGATTGCGTCTCTGCGCGTGGGCTACAAGTACGGCTACGAATCCCAGGGTCTGACGGCGGGGGGAACAATTCACTGGGGTCGCTATTACCTGGATTACGCCTTCATGAACCTGCTGAACGATCTTGGGAACTCCCACCACTTCGGAATCAGTGTGGACCTCCACTAG
- a CDS encoding T9SS type A sorting domain-containing protein, with protein sequence MTNPARRLQSVSLAFFLTLVLALSVLALPVPPAPDPESQSPGGWEIPESPRPLSPRNLHWLNGNRSGQVEGTVSILALLLEFSDASFDSLYYDFADTLGVETLDWFERKLERVRDYYRTVSGGRVDLQYSLQDSIRVLPGKMEDYGDDDLDWVEGGHSLALDAVALADPDLDFSAYDLVLMIHAGSGQESDLWRDSPEQLWSGYVDYESLQETFVDSIPGFQGIATADQDSSFYLQRFCIAPEKEIEETGDYPTILGTLGVYVHQMAGYLGMVSLNDYLEPRAQGAGNFELMSSGLWNALGFVPGPPSAFNRMLLGWADPVLVGKDDCLSPEEGGGLSLRVLEYSAGNGDSAILKFPISDREYFLVENRNQDANGDSIFTFDDSNANGIPDSGESLLGAEFDYYTTKTSSSDDQLGSGLLIWRIDEELLRMSFEGGSNVINAWNDHYGVCLLEADGYPDLRVRGFYSESWGSDFDAFRAEGDTLSPGIALPETRTSLDENSLPSTRDAEGSDTGWRFHSIGSQGPAMGITARWESDPNMSVEEVALPSRFPRGDPLLMEDAFLYLSYDEAGDSSYVSEVRDLVPEDLHAFEGDCIGSLLAGDLDGDGQEDWLALTRDGQLVSSLGSLSLGGEFHSGAMLFDLGGAPGMEILLAEVLPDSGQGQAETRLRIWNLSAGEVSDFGNWEQAWSGVFPGVPVSDPALGLDVPTEERGYDHPAPSLASFHIALADSVAGETRVWRLGAGAEEILGSFSLDSLFGRVDLACGDLDADGVDEILVQREGLLSLWYPEGRFGGPQAGEFFFHSETMQGFGGTVLPLDPRGEGNLEVLSLLSDAVSFFTADAVMREDGATSIPMSAPLILEDLPAVWALLLRDESGKDRPLLLSRDGRLFSDGNPSGTPLPIGGNQISSPLILPGAEGKIMGLRFFELAESSTAEEDTLHSSPRLHFWSVDSPSPEGFSSPWAMGGSDARRSRRLASSKAWVSSSGSESWLIAHCWPNPAQDVVHWTVESDSPDHVHLELYDLEGQLLYREEADLDGFSPWQAEVLVDGLAPGVYFYRIHSENSGRLKTGSLAVIR encoded by the coding sequence ATGACAAACCCGGCCCGGCGCCTGCAAAGCGTCTCCTTGGCTTTCTTCCTCACCTTGGTCCTTGCCCTGTCGGTGCTGGCCCTTCCGGTTCCCCCTGCTCCGGATCCTGAAAGCCAATCCCCGGGCGGCTGGGAGATTCCGGAAAGCCCCCGACCCCTGAGCCCGCGCAATCTTCACTGGCTGAACGGGAACCGCTCCGGGCAGGTCGAGGGCACAGTCTCCATTCTGGCCCTGCTTCTCGAGTTTTCCGACGCCTCCTTCGATTCTCTCTACTACGATTTCGCTGACACTCTGGGAGTGGAAACCCTCGACTGGTTCGAGCGCAAGCTGGAGAGGGTCCGGGACTACTACCGGACGGTTTCCGGGGGGAGGGTGGACCTGCAATACAGCCTTCAGGATTCTATCCGTGTTCTCCCCGGGAAAATGGAAGACTACGGCGACGATGATCTGGACTGGGTGGAAGGGGGCCACTCACTGGCTCTTGATGCAGTGGCTCTTGCGGATCCGGATCTTGATTTTTCCGCCTATGATCTGGTTCTCATGATTCACGCAGGAAGCGGGCAGGAGTCCGATCTCTGGCGAGATTCCCCCGAGCAACTCTGGAGCGGCTATGTCGACTACGAGTCGCTGCAGGAGACCTTTGTCGACTCCATTCCCGGTTTTCAGGGAATTGCAACCGCCGATCAGGACAGCAGCTTTTATCTGCAACGATTCTGTATTGCACCCGAGAAAGAGATTGAGGAAACCGGGGATTATCCCACGATTCTGGGAACCCTGGGTGTCTATGTCCACCAGATGGCAGGCTACCTGGGAATGGTCAGCCTGAACGACTATCTCGAACCGCGTGCCCAGGGTGCCGGCAACTTTGAACTGATGAGCAGCGGACTCTGGAATGCTCTCGGCTTTGTGCCCGGGCCTCCTTCAGCCTTCAACCGTATGCTTCTTGGCTGGGCCGATCCGGTACTTGTCGGCAAGGACGATTGCCTGTCCCCGGAGGAGGGGGGAGGACTTTCCCTTCGCGTGCTTGAATACTCTGCCGGCAACGGGGACTCTGCGATCCTGAAGTTCCCGATCAGTGATCGTGAGTATTTCCTCGTGGAAAACCGGAATCAGGATGCCAACGGGGATTCGATCTTCACCTTTGACGACAGCAATGCCAACGGGATACCCGACAGTGGCGAGAGTCTGCTGGGCGCGGAGTTCGATTATTACACGACCAAGACCAGTTCGAGTGACGACCAGTTGGGAAGCGGTCTTCTGATCTGGCGCATCGATGAAGAGTTGCTTCGCATGAGCTTTGAGGGCGGAAGCAATGTGATCAATGCCTGGAACGATCACTACGGTGTTTGTCTCCTGGAGGCGGACGGCTATCCCGATCTTCGTGTAAGAGGCTTCTATTCAGAATCCTGGGGCAGTGATTTTGACGCTTTCCGGGCAGAGGGCGACACCCTTTCTCCCGGCATTGCCCTGCCCGAAACCCGGACATCCCTGGACGAGAACAGTCTTCCCTCTACCCGGGATGCTGAGGGAAGTGACACGGGTTGGCGTTTCCATTCCATTGGTTCTCAGGGTCCGGCCATGGGCATTACCGCCCGCTGGGAAAGCGATCCAAACATGTCCGTCGAGGAAGTGGCCTTGCCTTCCCGCTTCCCTCGGGGAGATCCATTGCTGATGGAGGATGCCTTTCTCTACCTGTCCTACGATGAAGCCGGGGATAGCAGCTATGTCTCGGAAGTGAGGGACCTTGTTCCAGAGGACCTTCACGCTTTCGAAGGGGACTGCATCGGCTCGCTCCTTGCCGGGGATCTCGACGGGGACGGTCAGGAGGATTGGCTGGCCCTCACGAGGGATGGGCAACTTGTCTCATCTCTGGGAAGCCTCTCTCTGGGAGGTGAGTTTCATTCCGGAGCCATGCTCTTCGATCTTGGGGGAGCTCCGGGAATGGAGATCCTGCTTGCAGAGGTTTTGCCCGACTCCGGGCAGGGGCAGGCAGAAACGCGTCTGCGGATCTGGAACCTCTCAGCGGGAGAAGTGAGTGATTTCGGCAACTGGGAGCAGGCCTGGTCGGGAGTGTTCCCCGGAGTTCCGGTTTCCGATCCCGCCCTGGGGCTTGATGTTCCCACTGAGGAGCGGGGCTACGACCATCCCGCCCCCTCTCTTGCCAGTTTTCACATTGCACTTGCCGACTCAGTAGCCGGGGAAACCCGTGTCTGGCGGCTGGGAGCTGGCGCAGAGGAAATCCTGGGATCCTTCTCCCTCGACTCTCTCTTCGGGCGTGTGGACCTGGCCTGCGGGGATCTGGATGCCGATGGTGTGGATGAAATCCTCGTGCAAAGAGAAGGGCTCCTCAGTCTCTGGTATCCGGAAGGACGCTTCGGGGGGCCCCAGGCCGGCGAGTTCTTTTTCCATTCAGAAACGATGCAGGGTTTCGGGGGCACCGTGCTGCCGCTGGATCCCCGGGGAGAGGGGAATCTGGAAGTCCTGTCACTTCTTTCCGATGCGGTGTCCTTCTTCACAGCCGATGCTGTGATGAGAGAGGATGGGGCCACATCGATTCCCATGAGCGCGCCCTTGATTCTTGAGGACCTTCCTGCCGTTTGGGCCTTGCTTCTCCGTGATGAGTCGGGGAAGGATCGGCCCCTGCTTCTTAGTCGGGATGGGCGACTTTTTTCCGATGGCAACCCTTCCGGCACTCCTCTTCCCATCGGCGGGAACCAGATCTCCAGCCCGCTGATCCTGCCCGGAGCCGAAGGGAAGATCATGGGTCTTCGTTTCTTTGAGCTGGCTGAAAGCAGCACGGCTGAAGAGGACACTCTCCATAGCTCGCCGCGCTTGCACTTCTGGAGCGTGGACTCCCCTTCCCCTGAGGGCTTCAGCTCTCCCTGGGCCATGGGGGGGAGCGATGCCCGGCGAAGCCGGAGGCTTGCCTCTTCGAAGGCCTGGGTGTCCAGTTCCGGGAGCGAGTCCTGGCTTATCGCCCATTGCTGGCCCAACCCGGCGCAGGATGTCGTTCACTGGACTGTGGAATCCGACAGCCCGGATCATGTTCATCTGGAACTCTATGATCTGGAGGGGCAGCTACTTTATCGGGAGGAAGCCGATCTGGATGGCTTCAGCCCCTGGCAGGCGGAAGTCCTGGTGGACGGCCTTGCCCCGGGAGTTTACTTTTATCGTATCCACTCGGAGAACAGCGGGCGCCTGAAAACCGGCAGCCTTGCTGTGATCCGCTAA
- a CDS encoding DUF1858 domain-containing protein, whose product MAEITGDTLIGEVFSIKKGADEVIQKYMGKGCFTCPAITTEPLSMASSIHGIDLDALLGELNALEDGVTEISLGPPERKGSFLSNLLKKDP is encoded by the coding sequence ATGGCGGAAATCACCGGGGATACCCTGATTGGAGAAGTGTTTTCCATCAAGAAGGGTGCGGATGAAGTAATCCAGAAGTACATGGGCAAGGGCTGCTTTACCTGCCCGGCCATTACCACGGAGCCTCTTTCCATGGCCTCCAGCATCCACGGGATTGATCTCGATGCACTGCTGGGCGAACTCAATGCACTGGAAGACGGGGTGACCGAGATCTCGCTCGGTCCGCCCGAGAGAAAGGGCAGCTTCCTTTCCAATCTTCTGAAGAAGGATCCCTGA
- a CDS encoding Crp/Fnr family transcriptional regulator, protein MSILIELKASPFFQELSQDFLEKVIEIASKQKHGKGESVFHAGDEVMGFYIVSQGMVKVSVSGSSGREQVLHFIRKGESFGEAAALGHRQWPVNAVAMEDCRLIHVPAAPFLRLLCENPTFSRQVLFSMARKLIEFRRIIEDLSIREVRARLALWLLRERERHGDSDEIELPVGKGELARLLGTTAESLSRSLRILSEQGLIQVDGKRIRVLDESGLRELALE, encoded by the coding sequence ATGTCGATTTTGATTGAACTGAAGGCCTCGCCCTTTTTTCAGGAACTCTCCCAGGACTTTCTTGAGAAGGTCATCGAAATTGCCAGCAAGCAGAAGCATGGGAAGGGTGAATCGGTGTTTCATGCCGGCGATGAGGTGATGGGATTCTACATCGTCAGCCAGGGAATGGTGAAAGTCAGCGTCAGTGGCAGTTCAGGGCGGGAACAGGTTCTCCACTTCATTCGCAAGGGCGAGAGCTTTGGGGAAGCGGCTGCACTGGGGCATCGTCAATGGCCGGTCAATGCTGTGGCCATGGAAGATTGCCGACTGATCCATGTGCCCGCAGCCCCCTTTCTTCGCTTGCTTTGCGAGAACCCCACTTTCTCCCGACAGGTTCTTTTTTCCATGGCCCGAAAGCTCATAGAGTTTCGGCGCATTATTGAGGATCTTTCCATTCGGGAGGTTCGGGCGAGGCTGGCACTCTGGCTCCTGAGGGAAAGGGAGCGCCACGGTGACAGTGATGAAATCGAACTCCCCGTGGGAAAAGGAGAACTGGCGAGGCTTCTCGGCACAACGGCAGAAAGTCTTTCCCGGTCTCTTCGTATTCTGTCCGAGCAGGGCCTGATTCAGGTTGATGGCAAGCGCATCCGGGTTCTGGACGAATCCGGTCTCCGTGAGCTTGCTTTGGAGTAA
- a CDS encoding VOC family protein — protein sequence MNLRFLDHLNLSISSFEDTVTWYSRVFGFKLVEEGVQDGTKWGVIRAGEALLCIYEYPDCELHDRFEMRKRGLHGLNHFGLRITDEKEWLDIIERENLEILYDGPIRWPHSTAWYLKDPTGWEIEVALWDGDHVDFD from the coding sequence GTGAACCTTCGTTTTTTGGATCATCTGAATCTCAGCATCTCTTCCTTTGAGGATACAGTGACTTGGTACTCTCGGGTTTTCGGATTCAAACTGGTGGAAGAAGGAGTGCAGGACGGCACGAAGTGGGGCGTAATCCGGGCGGGCGAAGCCTTGCTTTGCATCTACGAATACCCCGACTGTGAACTTCACGACCGCTTCGAGATGCGAAAGCGAGGACTGCACGGACTCAACCACTTCGGTCTGCGGATCACGGATGAAAAGGAATGGCTCGATATCATCGAAAGGGAGAATCTGGAGATTCTCTATGATGGCCCCATTCGCTGGCCCCATTCGACGGCCTGGTATCTCAAGGATCCCACCGGCTGGGAAATCGAGGTCGCACTCTGGGACGGGGATCATGTCGATTTTGATTGA
- a CDS encoding NAD(P)/FAD-dependent oxidoreductase: MNSEKHFKTIVIGAGPGGEDCARLLSSSGHSTALVNDAPLPGGECLWRGCIPSKIWRATADRIRDSRRNAEFALVSAEAPALDWKALQDFRRRLQEERGALALKTDASAKINYIEGRARFTAPGTLEVSGESYSFDTAVIAVGAPPFLPPVEGLKEALEKSRASTSDSVWDLEAVPQRLAVLGAGAIGIEMAQIFADFGSRVRVYEILDRILPEMEKEISSKLEEALREEAGLEIRTSCPLQKIEVREDHLILHSDSDTQEVDHLILATGKRPDFAKLGLESLGLDSVGTFLTTDKSCRTSVEGIYAVGDVSGGRMLAHSASREGRVAARNILGEHCEYDPDLDGGVIFSRPQVASFGLSLAEAKERGIAAGEMKLPLSVDAMAAIHREKHGLIKMLASEEDGRILGVHLLAEHADTLVGEAVALVTAGVTVYQLSEAVHPHPTQTELFGEMAQRLAQRFRRRRKGDS; encoded by the coding sequence ATGAACTCTGAAAAGCATTTCAAAACGATCGTCATCGGGGCCGGCCCCGGCGGAGAGGACTGTGCCCGCCTTCTCTCCTCCTCCGGCCATTCGACGGCTCTTGTCAACGATGCCCCCCTGCCCGGCGGAGAGTGTCTGTGGAGAGGCTGCATTCCCTCCAAGATCTGGCGGGCGACGGCAGACCGGATCCGGGACAGTCGCCGAAATGCGGAGTTCGCCCTTGTCTCCGCAGAGGCTCCTGCCCTGGACTGGAAAGCTCTGCAGGACTTTCGCCGTCGCTTGCAGGAGGAACGCGGGGCCTTGGCACTCAAGACCGACGCTTCTGCGAAAATCAACTACATCGAGGGTCGGGCGCGATTTACGGCCCCCGGGACACTGGAAGTGTCCGGGGAGAGCTACTCCTTTGACACGGCCGTCATCGCCGTTGGCGCTCCACCCTTCCTTCCTCCTGTCGAGGGCCTGAAGGAAGCTCTGGAAAAGAGCCGGGCCAGCACGAGCGACAGTGTCTGGGATCTGGAGGCAGTTCCGCAGCGACTGGCCGTACTGGGCGCAGGTGCCATTGGCATTGAGATGGCACAGATTTTTGCGGACTTCGGTAGCCGGGTTCGGGTTTACGAGATTCTCGACCGCATCCTTCCGGAGATGGAAAAGGAGATTTCCTCGAAGCTCGAAGAGGCTCTTAGAGAGGAAGCCGGGCTGGAGATCCGGACCTCCTGCCCCTTGCAGAAGATTGAAGTTCGTGAAGATCACCTGATCCTTCATTCGGATTCTGACACGCAGGAAGTGGATCACCTGATTCTGGCCACGGGAAAGCGTCCCGACTTCGCTAAACTGGGGCTCGAATCCCTTGGACTGGATTCCGTCGGTACTTTTCTCACGACGGACAAGAGCTGCCGGACCTCGGTGGAAGGCATCTATGCCGTGGGCGATGTGAGTGGCGGACGCATGCTGGCTCACAGCGCATCGCGAGAGGGTCGAGTGGCGGCCCGGAACATTCTTGGAGAGCACTGCGAATACGATCCGGATCTGGATGGAGGAGTGATCTTCTCCCGTCCGCAGGTGGCCTCCTTCGGTCTTAGTCTGGCGGAGGCGAAAGAACGCGGAATTGCCGCCGGTGAAATGAAACTGCCCCTCAGCGTGGATGCCATGGCTGCCATCCATCGCGAGAAGCACGGACTCATCAAAATGCTGGCCTCCGAAGAGGACGGCCGGATTCTCGGGGTCCATCTTTTGGCCGAGCATGCGGACACTCTTGTCGGAGAGGCCGTGGCACTGGTCACTGCGGGAGTCACGGTCTACCAGTTGTCCGAGGCCGTGCATCCCCATCCTACACAGACGGAGCTCTTTGGAGAAATGGCTCAGCGCCTGGCTCAGCGCTTTCGCCGAAGGAGAAAAGGAGATTCGTGA